One window of the Pseudobdellovibrionaceae bacterium genome contains the following:
- a CDS encoding sterol desaturase family protein — protein sequence MTKAGSTPTFDYFHPFNWQFWSAVFIALMISLVVLKLRRPASTWGEIFGYIFDKKVWLHPSSIVDYKLYLTLLPLTTFFLVHLFLAVTVTKGWTVQFLEGHFTTKSIEGGFGVDLTFSLLFWVATDFGGFLGHYLLHRVPGLWEFHKTHHTAKVLNVVTRARAHPVDMFLFKFFPAIFLGILYGSFQYLVVEVNMIRLFGMNAFLFIFFQFFHTLRHSHIRWNFPRPLSYILMSPLQHHVHHSYLKVNKDIQRPQVAGWVRYHCDTNIGVGLAIWDWMFKTLYIPKTDEHLEYGLGENLEKGYDSVWGCYWTPFVDIHNRFQKFRSKRSA from the coding sequence ATGACAAAAGCGGGATCAACACCGACTTTTGATTACTTTCACCCCTTTAATTGGCAGTTCTGGAGTGCGGTATTTATCGCCCTTATGATCAGCCTGGTTGTTCTCAAGCTGCGTCGGCCGGCCTCCACCTGGGGCGAGATTTTCGGCTACATTTTTGACAAGAAGGTTTGGCTCCATCCTTCGTCTATTGTGGATTATAAGCTCTACCTGACTCTACTTCCTCTCACCACATTTTTTTTGGTTCATCTCTTTCTCGCCGTGACCGTTACTAAAGGTTGGACGGTTCAGTTTTTGGAGGGACATTTTACCACCAAGAGTATTGAAGGTGGTTTTGGTGTGGATCTGACCTTTTCTCTATTGTTTTGGGTGGCCACTGATTTTGGCGGCTTTTTGGGACATTACCTTTTACATCGGGTTCCCGGCCTTTGGGAGTTTCACAAAACTCACCATACAGCAAAAGTCCTCAATGTGGTGACTCGGGCACGAGCCCACCCGGTGGATATGTTTTTATTCAAGTTTTTCCCGGCGATCTTTCTCGGCATTCTCTACGGCAGCTTTCAGTACCTGGTCGTGGAAGTGAACATGATTCGCCTGTTCGGCATGAATGCCTTTTTGTTCATCTTTTTTCAATTTTTTCACACCCTCAGGCACAGCCATATTCGCTGGAACTTCCCCCGCCCGCTCAGTTACATTCTGATGAGTCCTCTACAACACCATGTCCACCATAGCTACCTCAAGGTGAACAAAGATATCCAACGCCCTCAAGTGGCAGGCTGGGTGCGCTATCACTGCGACACCAACATCGGCGTCGGCCTGGCAATTTGGGATTGGATGTTTAAAACTCTTTACATTCCAAAAACCGATGAGCACCTAGAGTATGGCTTGGGAGAGAACCTGGAAAAGGGCTACGACTCCGTTTGGGGTTGCTACTGGACACCCTTTGTCGACATCCATAACCGCTTTCAGAAGTTTAGAAGTAAGAGATCCGCCTAA
- a CDS encoding triose-phosphate isomerase, producing the protein MGQKEIICAANWKMNKNPQETEKYLKELVQLAPSGSQASFAIFPPALCLATAAQALKGSQIGWGAQNTHFENSGAFTGENSAEVVKGLGATHCLVGHSERRSLFGETNEDCAKKVAAIQSQGMIPVLCLGESLEQRESGETNQVILKQLREGLKSVDWSKALWLAYEPVWAIGTGKVATPDQANEAQAVLRKELVAMVGAEKAAAIPILYGGSVKPDNARELAQQPEVDGFLIGGAGLVLESLMKIYTAANNKS; encoded by the coding sequence ATGGGACAAAAAGAAATCATTTGTGCGGCCAACTGGAAAATGAACAAGAACCCCCAGGAAACAGAAAAGTACCTGAAGGAATTGGTTCAATTGGCACCATCAGGAAGTCAGGCCAGCTTTGCGATTTTTCCCCCTGCCCTTTGTTTGGCCACAGCTGCTCAGGCTCTAAAGGGTTCGCAGATCGGTTGGGGAGCACAGAACACCCATTTTGAAAACAGCGGGGCTTTCACAGGTGAAAATTCGGCCGAAGTGGTAAAAGGCCTGGGTGCGACCCATTGTTTGGTGGGACATAGCGAACGACGAAGTCTGTTTGGCGAAACCAATGAGGACTGCGCTAAGAAGGTGGCAGCCATTCAAAGCCAAGGAATGATCCCGGTTCTGTGTTTGGGTGAAAGCCTCGAACAAAGAGAGAGCGGAGAAACCAATCAGGTTATTCTCAAACAGCTCCGTGAAGGTTTAAAGTCTGTCGATTGGAGCAAAGCCCTGTGGTTGGCCTACGAGCCCGTTTGGGCCATTGGTACCGGCAAGGTGGCTACACCCGATCAGGCGAACGAGGCGCAGGCAGTTTTGCGCAAAGAACTTGTTGCTATGGTGGGCGCCGAAAAAGCGGCGGCCATTCCTATTCTTTACGGTGGCAGCGTGAAGCCCGACAATGCTCGTGAGTTGGCCCAGCAGCCGGAAGTAGACGGATTCTTGATCGGTGGGGCAGGCTTGGTCTTGGAAAGTCTAATGAAGATCTACACCGCGGCGAACAACAAATCCTGA
- a CDS encoding phosphoglycerate kinase, with amino-acid sequence MVSKTLQGIKSIEELDLKEKNVFIRVDFNVPMDGDKITDDNRIQAALPTIRYALDKGARIMLASHLGRPKGKVNMEYSLEPVGAHLSDLLNLDVVLIDELRSDAPKALFKGWKDGQILLLQNLRFDPDEEKNGHDLAQAISEYTDVYINDAFGASHRAHSSIVALPQEIKERGVGFLMKKEIEFLDKILYDHETPFMTILGGAKVSDKIGVIENLIDKVDVFLVGGAMAYTFQAAQGLPVGDSLVEKDKIKFAGELIERVKARNKKILLPVDHIVVPAFDKVDEAKPTEGVAIPEGWMGVDIGPKTQAIYREEIKRAKTVFWNGPMGVFEKEPLAKGTFTVAQALADNQDAMTIVGGGDSAAAAKASGLADKMKHISTGGGASLEYLQGDKLPGIEAVRS; translated from the coding sequence ATGGTGTCCAAGACCCTCCAGGGAATCAAGTCTATCGAAGAGCTGGATCTGAAAGAAAAGAATGTTTTTATCCGCGTGGACTTCAATGTCCCAATGGATGGTGACAAGATCACGGATGACAATCGTATCCAGGCGGCTCTTCCGACCATTCGCTATGCTCTAGACAAGGGAGCGAGAATTATGCTCGCCTCCCACCTGGGCCGACCCAAGGGCAAAGTTAACATGGAGTATTCCTTAGAGCCGGTGGGCGCCCACTTGAGTGACTTGTTGAATTTGGATGTGGTGCTGATTGATGAACTGCGCAGTGACGCCCCGAAGGCCTTGTTTAAGGGCTGGAAGGATGGACAGATCTTGTTGCTGCAAAATCTTCGCTTTGATCCAGACGAAGAGAAAAACGGACATGATCTGGCCCAAGCCATCTCTGAATATACCGATGTGTACATCAACGATGCTTTTGGTGCCAGCCACCGGGCTCACTCCAGTATTGTGGCGCTACCTCAGGAAATCAAAGAGCGAGGAGTGGGATTTCTGATGAAAAAGGAAATCGAATTTCTCGACAAGATCCTCTACGACCATGAGACTCCCTTTATGACCATTCTTGGAGGAGCCAAAGTGAGCGACAAGATTGGTGTCATTGAAAACCTGATCGACAAAGTGGATGTCTTTTTGGTGGGTGGAGCCATGGCCTATACCTTTCAGGCAGCTCAAGGTTTGCCTGTGGGTGATTCGCTGGTGGAAAAAGACAAAATCAAATTCGCCGGTGAGCTGATTGAAAGGGTGAAGGCCCGGAACAAAAAGATTCTTCTGCCCGTGGATCACATTGTGGTCCCAGCCTTTGACAAAGTCGATGAGGCCAAGCCAACCGAGGGGGTCGCTATCCCTGAAGGATGGATGGGTGTGGACATTGGGCCCAAGACCCAGGCGATTTATCGTGAGGAAATCAAGCGCGCCAAAACGGTTTTTTGGAATGGACCCATGGGCGTGTTTGAAAAAGAGCCTCTGGCCAAAGGAACCTTCACTGTGGCTCAAGCCTTGGCTGACAACCAAGATGCCATGACCATTGTTGGTGGTGGGGATTCAGCTGCGGCGGCTAAGGCCTCTGGTTTGGCTGATAAGATGAAACATATCTCCACCGGTGGCGGGGCGAGCCTTGAGTATTTGCAGGGAGATAAACTTCCTGGAATTGAAGCAGTGAGAAGTTAA
- the gap gene encoding type I glyceraldehyde-3-phosphate dehydrogenase produces the protein MIFLAKESLVSRLRVGINGFGRIGRILFRAGFERLEIVGINDLGGAKGAAHLLKYDSAHGKYAHDVKAGENELIVNGKAIPMSAERDPANIPWDKWGVDVVLECTGVFKKREDFAKHLTAGAKRVLVSAPAEGADLTIVYGINQELYDPSKHQILSNASCTTNCLAPMAKVLQDAFGIEKGFMTTIHSYTNDQMVLDGFHKDLRRARSAAISMIPTTTGAAKAVGQVLPELAGKVDGVAIRVPTPDASLVDLVFESKNEVSVEAINKALKAAADGPLKGVLRCEDAPLVSCDFIGESASSVIDTQSTMVLGKNFAKVFSWYDNEMGFSHRMVDMALYMADRGL, from the coding sequence ATGATTTTTTTAGCAAAGGAGTCACTTGTGAGCCGCCTACGCGTTGGTATTAATGGTTTTGGTCGTATTGGTCGTATTTTGTTCCGTGCTGGATTTGAGCGCTTGGAAATTGTAGGAATTAACGATCTTGGTGGAGCAAAAGGAGCCGCTCACCTGTTGAAGTACGACAGCGCCCACGGCAAGTATGCTCATGATGTGAAGGCTGGCGAAAACGAACTCATTGTCAACGGCAAAGCCATCCCCATGTCGGCTGAGCGCGACCCGGCCAACATTCCCTGGGACAAGTGGGGAGTGGATGTGGTTCTGGAGTGTACGGGTGTTTTCAAAAAAAGAGAAGACTTTGCCAAGCACCTAACTGCAGGAGCCAAGCGAGTACTGGTGTCTGCGCCTGCTGAAGGTGCTGACCTGACCATCGTTTACGGTATCAACCAGGAGCTCTATGATCCCAGCAAACACCAGATTTTGAGTAATGCTTCTTGCACCACCAACTGTTTGGCGCCGATGGCAAAAGTTCTTCAAGATGCCTTTGGCATTGAGAAGGGTTTTATGACCACCATTCACTCCTACACCAATGATCAAATGGTGTTAGATGGTTTTCACAAGGATCTTCGTCGGGCTCGCTCTGCAGCCATTTCCATGATTCCCACTACCACTGGTGCGGCAAAAGCTGTGGGCCAGGTATTGCCAGAGCTGGCAGGTAAAGTCGATGGCGTTGCCATTCGTGTTCCCACACCAGACGCCAGTTTGGTGGACCTGGTGTTTGAATCCAAGAATGAAGTGAGCGTTGAAGCCATCAACAAGGCACTCAAGGCAGCTGCTGACGGTCCTCTCAAAGGTGTATTGCGCTGTGAAGATGCGCCCCTGGTGAGCTGTGACTTTATCGGTGAATCAGCCAGTTCGGTGATCGACACCCAAAGCACAATGGTATTGGGCAAGAACTTTGCCAAGGTGTTCTCTTGGTACGACAACGAAATGGGCTTCTCTCACCGCATGGTGGATATGGCTCTTTATATGGCCGACCGCGGTCTATAA
- a CDS encoding TatD family hydrolase produces the protein MTRWIDVHTHLNMLEVSPQEALARAKAAGVERLITIGTQPEDHQLVQDIAKDLGAEVYCTLGVHPHDASKYSDEVGESIRQSLSNPQVVAVAEIGLDYYYDMSPREVQKEAFERQLQIALDTQMPVEIHTRDAEEDTVAILKNFSGKIKGLMHCFTGTQWLADECLKLGLNISFSGVVTFRNADPLREVCRSVPLDRLHVETDAPFLAPVPQRGKKNEPAFVVHTAELVSQLKGVSPSELADQTRANALRLFPRIDWE, from the coding sequence GTGACCCGCTGGATTGATGTGCACACACATTTGAACATGTTGGAAGTCTCCCCTCAGGAGGCACTTGCCCGCGCTAAGGCGGCTGGGGTTGAGAGGCTGATCACTATCGGCACCCAACCCGAGGATCACCAACTGGTTCAGGATATCGCCAAAGACTTGGGTGCCGAGGTCTATTGCACTTTGGGTGTCCACCCCCACGATGCCAGCAAATACAGCGATGAAGTGGGAGAATCGATAAGACAGTCCTTGAGCAACCCTCAGGTGGTTGCGGTGGCAGAGATCGGTTTGGATTATTACTACGATATGTCCCCCCGCGAGGTGCAGAAAGAGGCCTTCGAAAGGCAGCTGCAGATAGCCCTCGACACACAAATGCCCGTGGAGATTCACACCCGGGACGCCGAAGAAGACACGGTGGCCATTTTGAAGAACTTCTCTGGCAAGATCAAAGGGCTCATGCATTGCTTTACGGGCACCCAGTGGTTGGCGGATGAGTGCCTAAAACTTGGGCTGAACATCAGCTTCAGTGGTGTGGTGACATTTCGCAATGCGGATCCCCTGCGTGAGGTGTGTCGGAGTGTACCTTTGGACCGTCTGCATGTGGAAACCGATGCTCCATTTTTGGCTCCAGTTCCCCAGCGGGGCAAAAAGAACGAGCCGGCCTTCGTGGTTCACACGGCGGAGTTAGTCTCCCAACTCAAAGGAGTTTCGCCGTCGGAATTGGCTGATCAAACCCGGGCCAATGCCCTTCGTCTTTTCCCACGCATTGATTGGGAATAA
- a CDS encoding AAA family ATPase, which translates to MARLFDQVVGHSKPIEQLIAAVESGRLSHTLLLVGPSGIGKALVARGLAQALVCETSHRACGACPSCIRMGKGESEALLHVAPDGSQIKREQAQEVLRFLNLQAWGKARVVIIEEAHLLNVQAANALLKSLEEPPEKTFFILTAVNAYGVLPTIRSRSQVTRLAPLGREEVRGMGGVEDWMVESCMGRLDVLSQLREPEVMERRQEALRLWAGLGERRPMELAKASIEQAGDKEGSMQLIQWWRQMLRDARFCQDDLEPLIHSDFRQPIERFSQLAPDVLHWLHQELMELEAGMKGNWDRQLAFETFFLRADELVRAQANP; encoded by the coding sequence ATGGCTCGCCTCTTTGACCAAGTAGTTGGCCACTCGAAACCCATCGAGCAACTGATTGCCGCCGTAGAGAGTGGTCGCCTGTCTCATACCTTGTTGTTGGTGGGACCTTCGGGGATTGGCAAAGCCCTGGTGGCGCGGGGGCTGGCTCAGGCTTTGGTGTGTGAAACAAGTCATCGTGCTTGTGGGGCTTGTCCTTCCTGTATCCGCATGGGTAAAGGGGAGAGTGAAGCTCTTTTGCATGTTGCCCCTGACGGCAGTCAAATCAAGAGGGAACAGGCTCAGGAGGTTTTGCGCTTTCTCAACCTTCAGGCATGGGGCAAAGCTCGTGTGGTAATTATTGAGGAGGCCCACCTATTAAACGTGCAGGCCGCCAATGCACTTCTTAAGTCTCTTGAAGAACCACCGGAAAAAACTTTTTTTATTCTCACGGCGGTGAACGCCTATGGAGTATTGCCTACGATCCGCTCGCGTTCACAGGTGACTCGGCTGGCTCCATTAGGGCGCGAAGAAGTGCGCGGCATGGGCGGTGTTGAAGATTGGATGGTGGAGTCCTGTATGGGGCGGCTCGATGTGTTGTCGCAACTTCGGGAACCCGAGGTCATGGAGCGCAGGCAAGAGGCCTTGCGCCTGTGGGCGGGATTAGGAGAGAGACGGCCAATGGAACTGGCCAAAGCCTCTATTGAACAGGCGGGAGACAAAGAGGGTTCCATGCAGCTGATCCAGTGGTGGCGCCAGATGTTGCGGGATGCGCGCTTTTGTCAGGACGACCTGGAGCCTTTGATCCATTCAGATTTTCGTCAACCCATTGAGCGTTTCAGCCAACTGGCGCCCGATGTCCTTCATTGGTTGCACCAGGAGCTGATGGAGTTGGAGGCGGGAATGAAAGGGAACTGGGACCGACAACTGGCCTTTGAGACTTTCTTTTTGCGTGCCGATGAGCTGGTCAGAGCTCAGGCAAATCCTTAG
- the tmk gene encoding dTMP kinase: protein MAFLVFEGLDGAGKSTLISGVENHLKALGQKVHLTREPGGTPLGEEIRQQLLRVEGDTPVPRAEMLLYEAARAQHVDRVIRPGLAEGKWILCDRFAPSTVAFQVGGRGLDRTAIDYLNSYATDGLLPDLVVLVDLPVEESLARMAKREEKTGQEKDRFEREERRFHEGVRASYLQQAKEDEQRWLVLDGMKNPEDLLQALLMEMEKRGWLASLTK, encoded by the coding sequence ATGGCATTTCTTGTTTTTGAAGGTCTGGACGGGGCCGGAAAATCCACCTTGATTTCAGGTGTCGAAAACCATCTCAAGGCTTTGGGCCAGAAGGTCCACTTGACCCGGGAACCGGGTGGAACACCTCTTGGCGAAGAAATCCGCCAGCAACTTTTGCGGGTTGAAGGTGACACTCCTGTACCGCGTGCAGAGATGCTTCTCTATGAGGCCGCCCGGGCCCAACACGTGGATAGGGTGATTCGTCCTGGTTTGGCCGAGGGCAAGTGGATCTTATGTGACCGCTTTGCCCCTAGTACAGTGGCTTTTCAGGTGGGTGGTCGTGGATTGGACCGCACCGCCATTGATTATCTCAATAGTTATGCCACTGACGGACTGTTGCCGGATTTAGTGGTTCTTGTTGATCTACCGGTTGAGGAGTCCCTGGCGCGAATGGCAAAAAGGGAAGAGAAAACCGGTCAGGAGAAGGACCGTTTTGAGCGTGAGGAGCGTCGTTTTCACGAGGGCGTGCGGGCCAGTTATTTGCAGCAGGCCAAAGAAGATGAGCAGCGTTGGTTGGTCTTGGACGGCATGAAAAACCCTGAGGACTTATTGCAGGCTTTGTTGATGGAAATGGAGAAGCGCGGATGGCTCGCCTCTTTGACCAAGTAG
- a CDS encoding response regulator gives MATLTKIRVLVADDDRQLARRLSDFLIESGFEVKTVHNGREAKSLISDWRPRFVLADLMLPEGNAYDLLDHVKGGQKGRNSSFTEVIVLSGHNVRSNVRMSLELGATDYVVKPFRYEDMLQRLVFHCRKNRIVKDISSLKDKNVDEGTLLLHLTDLVLRASIASDPIPEIAFNLTRMVALKLGGVRCSVVQVVDHERGVVVTSHDDRNAAGIELDLNKYPEIVHVYNTGLMVAIENLDTSAELKAIKSNLKSIMFNSIIVCPISRSQKMFGVLSLRLPAEKKSLTDNEIRFVEIVGHCLSLVLSTQNSYKIGDFWAPAA, from the coding sequence ATGGCTACGCTGACTAAAATCCGAGTTCTGGTTGCCGATGACGACCGCCAATTGGCAAGGCGGCTGTCCGACTTTTTGATCGAAAGCGGATTCGAGGTCAAAACCGTACACAATGGCCGTGAAGCCAAGTCTCTCATCTCCGATTGGCGACCCCGATTTGTTCTTGCTGATCTTATGCTTCCCGAGGGCAACGCCTACGATCTTTTGGATCACGTAAAGGGCGGACAGAAGGGACGCAACAGTTCTTTTACCGAGGTCATTGTTCTCTCGGGTCACAACGTGCGCTCAAATGTGCGGATGTCCCTGGAATTGGGAGCCACCGACTATGTGGTCAAACCCTTTCGCTATGAAGATATGCTCCAGCGCCTGGTTTTCCACTGTCGCAAGAACCGCATCGTCAAAGACATTTCCTCACTCAAGGACAAGAATGTCGACGAGGGAACCTTGCTTCTCCACCTGACTGATTTGGTGTTGCGGGCCTCGATTGCCTCTGATCCCATCCCGGAAATCGCCTTTAACCTGACCCGCATGGTGGCTCTTAAATTGGGCGGCGTTCGTTGCTCCGTTGTCCAGGTGGTGGACCATGAGCGCGGAGTTGTGGTGACTTCCCACGATGACCGGAATGCGGCCGGAATCGAACTGGATCTCAACAAATACCCGGAAATCGTTCATGTCTACAACACGGGCCTGATGGTGGCGATTGAGAATTTGGACACCAGTGCCGAGTTAAAAGCCATAAAGTCGAACCTCAAGAGCATTATGTTCAACTCCATCATCGTGTGCCCCATTTCCCGCTCCCAGAAGATGTTTGGAGTTCTGTCTCTGCGCCTTCCGGCGGAGAAGAAAAGCCTCACCGACAATGAAATCCGCTTCGTGGAAATTGTCGGCCACTGCCTCAGCCTAGTCCTAAGTACCCAAAATTCTTATAAAATTGGAGATTTTTGGGCTCCCGCTGCCTGA
- the secG gene encoding preprotein translocase subunit SecG — MLTFVTVIHLFIALILIVFVLLQDSKGGGAAGVFGGGGGSNTLFGATGGADFLTKMTRYTAIGFAVTCLLLAYWTSRPQSSLMDEYVPPAATETAPAAAPVEKATSPAEQPQESAPEATPPAE; from the coding sequence ATGCTCACTTTTGTCACAGTTATTCACCTGTTTATCGCTTTGATTTTGATTGTCTTCGTGCTTCTGCAGGATTCTAAGGGAGGCGGTGCAGCTGGTGTGTTTGGCGGCGGCGGTGGATCTAACACTTTGTTTGGCGCAACCGGCGGAGCCGATTTTCTGACCAAGATGACTCGCTACACGGCCATTGGTTTTGCCGTTACTTGCTTGCTATTAGCATATTGGACCAGTCGGCCTCAATCGAGCTTGATGGACGAATATGTTCCTCCTGCCGCTACCGAAACCGCGCCTGCTGCGGCACCTGTAGAGAAAGCTACCTCTCCAGCGGAACAGCCACAAGAATCTGCTCCTGAGGCCACCCCTCCCGCGGAATAG
- a CDS encoding AgmX/PglI C-terminal domain-containing protein produces the protein MPMVKNPVLLVVFSTLVVGLTVFSFTPDLSQFTAQYFLPKQRRHLKPEVAKYILVNGRVWRRHHGRTKDSRLRRSGTLHHQDLLTVERRSHLDVRFPSGDELRLEEKTKAVIEYWNPADSNSPVYLTVLIGDIKVLKRGKRGKLFVIQDRQLFSPGHRPKKPPFTLRLHSSELGLARVDNNDSTPIPPSDSGGGTEEGGTLSQSGDSKGLAETLTNKYIEEVIGLQKKNFQRCQANAIREMGQVKGQVLVGFTIQPRGKIEDAKVLQTSIENKQLMDCLVSVFQTCRFQEFTGSPIVRSYPLSFE, from the coding sequence TTGCCTATGGTGAAAAACCCGGTTTTGTTAGTCGTATTTTCCACTCTGGTTGTTGGCCTGACAGTGTTTTCCTTTACGCCGGATCTCAGTCAGTTTACAGCCCAATACTTTTTGCCCAAACAAAGACGTCATCTCAAACCGGAGGTGGCTAAATACATCTTGGTCAATGGCCGTGTCTGGCGCCGGCATCACGGGCGAACCAAGGATTCGCGCCTGAGAAGGTCCGGGACTCTCCATCATCAGGACTTACTCACCGTGGAGCGTCGGTCCCACCTGGACGTACGTTTTCCCTCGGGAGATGAACTCCGCTTGGAAGAGAAAACCAAAGCAGTGATTGAGTACTGGAACCCGGCCGACTCCAACTCTCCTGTTTATTTAACTGTGCTAATTGGCGACATCAAAGTCTTGAAGAGAGGCAAACGGGGAAAGCTCTTTGTCATTCAAGATCGGCAGCTGTTTAGCCCTGGTCATCGACCAAAAAAACCACCTTTTACGCTAAGGTTGCACAGTTCTGAGTTAGGCCTCGCCCGGGTGGATAACAATGACTCCACTCCAATACCACCATCCGACTCTGGGGGGGGGACAGAAGAGGGAGGAACTCTGTCCCAGTCAGGGGATTCCAAAGGTCTGGCAGAAACATTAACAAATAAATATATCGAGGAAGTCATAGGTCTCCAGAAGAAAAATTTCCAGCGGTGCCAGGCCAATGCCATTCGTGAAATGGGTCAAGTAAAGGGACAAGTGCTGGTTGGATTTACCATTCAACCTCGGGGCAAGATCGAGGACGCCAAGGTTCTCCAGACTTCCATTGAAAACAAGCAGTTGATGGATTGCCTCGTCAGCGTGTTTCAGACCTGTCGCTTTCAAGAATTCACTGGCTCACCTATTGTGCGCTCCTATCCTCTCAGCTTCGAATAA
- a CDS encoding radical SAM protein: MEQIGWSPRLETQFDKVFIHRDSWNSPVARRARKIFAADKVEQVDHTPLSEPGDHLSADEFNRSKRLLYLTEYKGRFFKRCPGARPGLACCNYFVLNLGLQCDMNCTYCYLQSFLNTPLLTIYTNMEQALREMAEFLDEQPDMNLRIGTGETVDSLSLDDLTLYSRELIAFFRRAPHWRLELKTKSSKVDQFLDMDHAGNVIVSWSLNPQHVIDQEEFDTASLQKRLQAARKCRDKGYLLTFHLDPLIFHPGWQENYKGLVEEITKWFTPNEVLTISLGALRFQPEQRHIMRERFGLKSYVTQAEMFRSHDGKFRYDLDMRRTMFDFVLNEFRRQGEGWNLFLCMETRESWMGAMTGMPKSVPGLDEYFDHRALRAFRQHRQQSDLLEGRTTR; encoded by the coding sequence TTGGAACAAATAGGCTGGAGTCCAAGGCTAGAAACCCAGTTCGACAAAGTCTTCATACACCGCGATAGTTGGAACTCCCCGGTTGCCAGACGGGCTAGGAAAATCTTCGCCGCCGATAAGGTTGAGCAAGTCGATCACACTCCCCTTTCGGAACCAGGCGATCATCTGTCGGCTGATGAGTTTAATCGCAGCAAGCGCCTCCTTTACCTGACTGAATACAAAGGGCGTTTTTTTAAACGCTGCCCAGGGGCACGGCCGGGCCTGGCCTGCTGCAATTATTTTGTCCTAAATCTGGGACTCCAGTGCGATATGAACTGCACCTATTGTTATTTGCAGAGCTTTCTCAACACTCCGCTGCTGACCATCTACACAAATATGGAGCAGGCTCTCAGAGAGATGGCTGAATTCCTCGATGAACAACCGGACATGAATTTGCGCATTGGTACAGGCGAAACAGTTGATAGTTTGAGCTTGGACGACCTGACCTTGTACTCGCGGGAGCTCATCGCTTTTTTTCGCCGGGCTCCCCATTGGCGATTGGAGTTGAAAACCAAGTCCTCAAAGGTGGATCAGTTTCTCGACATGGATCACGCCGGCAACGTCATCGTCAGCTGGTCCTTGAACCCCCAACACGTTATTGATCAGGAGGAATTTGACACCGCCTCGTTACAGAAGAGGCTTCAGGCCGCCCGCAAATGCCGGGACAAGGGGTACCTTTTGACCTTTCACCTGGACCCTTTGATTTTTCATCCGGGCTGGCAGGAAAACTACAAGGGTTTAGTTGAGGAAATTACCAAGTGGTTCACTCCAAATGAGGTGCTCACCATCTCTCTAGGCGCTCTGCGCTTTCAACCAGAACAGCGCCACATCATGAGGGAAAGATTTGGCTTGAAATCTTATGTTACTCAGGCTGAGATGTTTAGGAGTCACGATGGCAAGTTCCGCTACGATTTGGATATGCGGCGAACCATGTTCGATTTTGTCTTAAACGAATTCCGTCGCCAGGGAGAAGGCTGGAACTTGTTTTTGTGTATGGAGACCCGGGAAAGCTGGATGGGGGCAATGACGGGAATGCCCAAATCAGTTCCCGGACTTGACGAGTATTTTGACCATCGAGCCTTGCGGGCATTCCGCCAGCATCGACAACAAAGTGACCTTCTAGAGGGGAGAACGACACGATGA
- a CDS encoding DUF4097 family beta strand repeat protein, protein MKLVILTILFAVGANSSWAKTEIKEFPADQIKDFQIRNTSGKIEVAATKSAKAAVVAEKKKWGPKCTMKVTHTEATGQLIVEVEDESWVLENKCEVDFIVSLPEQVNQNLYSGSGSIEIVGTKGAVDIKSGSGDVEVRAEVTQLQVVSGSGKVDVDQILTNQARVKTGSGDIRLRLSPTSKGELFVHSGSGDIKIAYGAKPHGLLDIRTGSGDVDVTLPKGSSILSELISGSGRIKNDFPNSRKANLKITAKAGSGDLLIKTAR, encoded by the coding sequence ATGAAATTGGTAATTCTCACGATTTTATTTGCGGTTGGCGCAAACAGTTCCTGGGCGAAAACAGAAATCAAGGAATTCCCTGCAGACCAAATCAAGGATTTTCAGATCCGAAACACTTCGGGGAAAATTGAAGTGGCCGCTACTAAATCCGCAAAGGCTGCTGTGGTCGCCGAGAAAAAGAAGTGGGGACCAAAATGCACCATGAAGGTGACCCACACTGAAGCCACCGGCCAGTTGATTGTTGAGGTCGAAGATGAGTCCTGGGTTCTGGAGAACAAATGCGAGGTTGACTTCATTGTCAGCCTTCCAGAACAGGTAAACCAAAATTTGTATTCGGGATCAGGGAGCATTGAAATCGTGGGAACCAAAGGGGCAGTTGATATTAAATCCGGCAGTGGGGATGTAGAAGTTCGCGCAGAAGTCACTCAACTTCAAGTTGTATCAGGTAGCGGTAAGGTCGATGTGGACCAAATTCTGACCAACCAAGCGCGAGTCAAAACTGGCAGTGGGGATATTCGCCTAAGACTCTCCCCGACCAGCAAAGGCGAGCTATTTGTCCACAGCGGTAGCGGTGACATCAAAATAGCATACGGAGCCAAGCCACACGGGCTTCTGGACATTCGTACTGGCAGTGGTGATGTGGATGTGACTCTTCCCAAAGGGTCCAGCATTTTAAGCGAGTTGATCTCTGGGAGTGGACGGATCAAAAATGACTTTCCTAATTCTCGAAAAGCCAATCTCAAGATTACGGCCAAAGCTGGATCGGGAGACTTGTTAATCAAGACGGCTCGATAA